A portion of the Microbulbifer agarilyticus genome contains these proteins:
- a CDS encoding VRR-NUC domain-containing protein → MAEPVELAPDYYLSNFHALVEFVVTRYDALLSDEERSFHQCFCALDTDSQRLYVRLLSRKGVPSSFGALFRQSKLAYQEINNLPQAAETLVTTGLFLRNPAPDLTEILPLFTKTELLASSAEPLPKTLKRPALEQALLAQDHDALRARLTLDEPLLAVQAAAHFETFKLLFFGNLNQDLTDYVLRDLGLFRYENYPLEQSQLPFKSRSQVERYLHYYACLAQAEQVLSEDAQAITTLAAELPENAQGDTTLQRRLDRLRLALARQLERLQALEAANTLYHQCQRPPARERRARIAATQGDTDAALAVCAQILGQPENAQEREFAASFGHRTAKKTPHCDNWPAPKRYRAPTHTVTLVQTDERVEVRAAQYLADTAAGNQCFYVENTLINGVLGLAIWDIVFAPIPGAFFNPFQVAPSDFRSADFYPQRQAAFTQRLGELQETGLGKWVWHHYREKRGIANPLVHWDGLSEPLLELALSQIPTGHWLALFRRLLNDIAHHRSGFPDLILFPTGGGYELVEIKGPGDRLQQNQQRWLAYFAQHRIPHQVLHVEWGTL, encoded by the coding sequence ATGGCCGAGCCTGTCGAACTGGCACCAGACTATTACCTAAGCAATTTCCACGCCCTTGTGGAATTTGTGGTAACGCGCTACGACGCGCTACTGTCTGACGAAGAGCGGAGTTTCCACCAGTGCTTCTGTGCACTCGATACCGACAGCCAGCGACTCTATGTACGCCTGCTGTCACGCAAGGGCGTGCCCTCTTCCTTTGGCGCACTCTTTCGGCAATCCAAACTGGCGTACCAGGAAATTAACAACCTGCCGCAAGCGGCGGAGACCCTGGTGACGACCGGCCTGTTCCTGCGCAACCCTGCACCGGACCTGACAGAAATTCTGCCGCTGTTCACCAAAACCGAACTGCTTGCCAGCAGTGCCGAACCGCTACCCAAGACACTCAAGCGCCCGGCACTGGAGCAGGCACTCCTCGCGCAGGACCACGACGCTCTTCGCGCGCGGCTCACCCTTGATGAACCTCTGCTCGCGGTACAGGCGGCGGCACACTTCGAAACCTTCAAGCTATTGTTCTTCGGTAACCTGAATCAGGACCTTACTGATTACGTACTGCGGGACCTTGGACTATTCCGCTACGAAAATTATCCGTTGGAGCAGTCGCAACTGCCATTTAAAAGCCGCTCCCAGGTCGAGCGCTACCTGCACTATTACGCGTGTCTTGCACAAGCCGAGCAGGTACTCAGCGAAGATGCGCAAGCCATCACCACCCTCGCCGCCGAACTGCCAGAAAATGCGCAAGGTGATACCACGCTGCAACGGCGACTGGATCGCCTGCGCCTGGCACTGGCGCGCCAACTGGAGCGACTGCAGGCATTGGAAGCGGCCAATACACTGTACCACCAATGCCAGCGCCCGCCGGCGCGCGAGCGCCGCGCCCGTATCGCCGCCACTCAAGGGGATACCGACGCAGCCCTGGCTGTCTGTGCACAGATACTCGGGCAGCCGGAGAATGCGCAGGAGCGCGAATTCGCTGCGAGCTTCGGCCACCGCACCGCCAAGAAAACCCCACACTGCGACAACTGGCCTGCACCAAAGCGTTATCGGGCACCGACGCATACTGTCACCCTCGTACAAACCGATGAGCGGGTGGAAGTCCGGGCTGCACAATATCTCGCTGACACCGCTGCCGGCAATCAATGCTTTTATGTGGAAAACACCCTGATCAACGGCGTATTGGGCCTGGCCATATGGGATATCGTGTTCGCGCCAATTCCCGGTGCTTTCTTCAATCCGTTTCAGGTTGCGCCGAGCGATTTTCGCAGCGCAGATTTTTATCCACAGCGGCAGGCGGCATTCACCCAGAGGCTGGGGGAACTGCAGGAAACCGGGCTCGGTAAATGGGTATGGCACCACTATCGCGAGAAGCGCGGCATCGCCAACCCGCTGGTGCACTGGGACGGACTTTCAGAGCCACTGCTGGAACTGGCACTGTCACAGATTCCCACCGGGCACTGGCTGGCACTGTTTCGCCGGCTGCTGAATGACATTGCCCATCACCGCAGCGGCTTTCCGGACCTGATTCTGTTCCCCACTGGCGGCGGCTATGAGTTGGTAGAAATCAAAGGGCCGGGAGACCGCCTGCAGCAGAACCAGCAGCGCTGGCTGGCTTATTTCGCCCAGCACCGGATACCGCACCAGGTATTGCATGTTGAGTGGGGCACTTTGTGA
- a CDS encoding zinc-binding dehydrogenase produces MEQTRHVWRTHKAGAISNLRLLEEPLSSLASGQVRVAVKSVGLNFADIFALTGLYSATPEGSFIPGLEFAGVVSEVAADTPTDLKVGDRVYGCTRFGGYASVIDVPVQHCRKIPDAWSFAEGAAFPAQSLTAYYALTNLAAVKPGQQVLIQSAAGGVGLQAMRMAEQMGAIPIGTVSSEKKRDFLAAQGFSDVIVRGEHFADQLKLQLGGQPLHAILDGIGGKLQQQCFAALAPTGRLVVFGAAEFTPGDKPNWLKAAWLYLKRPRYDVMDMISTNKSVLAFNLIWLWQEQALFDELLSGCANLNLPAPHVGHEYDFARAHDAIECLRSGNSIGKVVLNIPS; encoded by the coding sequence ATGGAGCAAACCCGGCACGTATGGCGTACACACAAGGCCGGTGCGATCAGTAATCTACGGCTGCTAGAAGAGCCACTTTCGTCCCTTGCTAGTGGCCAGGTACGCGTGGCGGTGAAATCCGTCGGGCTTAATTTCGCGGATATTTTTGCACTGACCGGTTTGTACTCCGCGACACCGGAAGGGAGTTTTATTCCCGGGCTGGAATTTGCCGGGGTGGTGAGTGAAGTAGCCGCAGATACGCCAACGGATCTAAAGGTGGGCGACCGTGTGTACGGTTGTACCCGTTTTGGTGGCTATGCCTCCGTTATCGACGTACCCGTGCAGCATTGCCGCAAGATTCCCGACGCCTGGAGTTTTGCCGAGGGTGCTGCCTTTCCCGCCCAGAGCCTTACCGCTTACTATGCGCTGACCAATCTCGCGGCGGTAAAGCCGGGGCAACAGGTGTTGATTCAAAGTGCGGCGGGTGGTGTCGGCCTGCAAGCGATGCGTATGGCTGAGCAAATGGGCGCCATTCCCATTGGTACTGTGAGTTCGGAAAAGAAACGTGACTTTCTCGCCGCGCAGGGTTTTTCTGATGTGATTGTCCGCGGCGAACATTTTGCCGATCAGTTAAAACTGCAACTGGGCGGGCAGCCACTGCATGCCATTCTCGATGGGATTGGCGGCAAGCTCCAGCAGCAGTGTTTCGCGGCGCTTGCGCCGACCGGGCGTCTGGTAGTATTTGGTGCGGCGGAGTTTACTCCGGGTGATAAACCCAACTGGCTGAAAGCGGCCTGGTTGTACCTGAAGCGTCCGCGCTACGATGTGATGGATATGATCAGCACCAACAAATCCGTGCTGGCCTTTAACCTGATCTGGTTATGGCAGGAACAGGCATTGTTTGATGAATTGTTGAGTGGCTGCGCGAACCTGAATTTGCCCGCGCCCCACGTTGGTCATGAATACGACTTTGCGCGAGCCCACGATGCCATCGAGTGCCTGCGCAGCGGCAATTCCATTGGCAAGGTAGTGCTCAACATCCCCAGCTAA
- a CDS encoding ATP-dependent DNA helicase: MTGTANAPLDSAECRSKTEDVLRLSVGELVEFACRSGDLISEHRHGGPTAAEGIRAHQRLQRKRPKGSEAEYRLQVELEQDGQAVALNGRVDILHPQVDLHTPVQLDEIKTTYVPPEVLGESARALHWAQLKIYGFCYGLQHQFTADTPVALKMLWHNLKDKKTYPESREFRWGELEAFTREALTTYIEWHRRWQAHRHAVRASARALAFPFPDYRAGQRELAVAAYRCLRDGGELVVEAPTGIGKTISTLFPAIKAMGETPLDQLVYLTAKNSGRQVVRETATRLHDRGLTLSMLEIQARDKTCACSLGLCSRDDAGICPRTRDFFDRLPEARINLLGKPLLTPEVIAEEADRLQLCPFELSLQMRPWVDLVVCDFNYVFDPLVQIHRLRDTSRQRALLIDEAHNLGDRARGMFSAILKRSDSRRAAAASKGSHPNLHRAIQSLVRALDKWVEEQRGSAGCPAENTAEISTAANFPTEEANNRELWITSLADGTPQKISAAVQKVLLVVNQLWEQGQLPPEDINDWLRSLFRYQVIEQLVAEQHRCVTRAQSATNPDSRWREQEVELLCLNAAMYLQQAYQAFHAVIGFSATLRPPGYIYQQLGWQQDAPYLALPSPFRSEQLGLFLCPYVDTRYRARDRAGEHLVELIARTYQSRPGNYLVFFPSYRFLQQVAERFTSTYPEVPLLLQESGSSDQQRAEFLQQFQSGNRTLGFAIMGGIFGEGIDYVGEQLIGTIVVGTGLPQVNEEQELLRATWEQQGQNGFDIAYRYPGLTRVLQTAGRVIRTESDRGVVILADYRFADPFYRALYPQHWQPHSCRNGQALSDALARFWNE, translated from the coding sequence GTGACTGGCACCGCGAACGCGCCTCTAGACAGCGCTGAGTGCCGCTCCAAAACGGAAGATGTTCTGCGACTCTCGGTAGGGGAACTGGTGGAGTTTGCCTGTCGCAGTGGCGACCTGATTAGCGAGCACAGGCACGGCGGGCCTACAGCCGCGGAAGGCATCCGCGCGCACCAGCGCCTGCAACGCAAACGCCCGAAAGGCAGCGAGGCGGAATATCGCCTGCAGGTAGAACTGGAGCAGGACGGTCAGGCAGTGGCGCTCAATGGACGCGTTGACATACTGCACCCCCAGGTGGACCTGCATACCCCAGTCCAACTCGACGAGATCAAAACCACCTATGTACCACCGGAAGTGCTCGGGGAATCCGCACGCGCCCTGCACTGGGCACAGCTGAAAATCTACGGCTTCTGCTACGGTCTGCAGCACCAGTTCACGGCAGATACACCGGTGGCCCTGAAAATGCTCTGGCACAACCTCAAGGACAAGAAAACCTACCCCGAATCCCGCGAGTTCCGCTGGGGAGAACTTGAGGCCTTTACCCGCGAAGCGCTCACCACCTACATAGAATGGCATCGGCGCTGGCAGGCGCACCGGCATGCCGTGCGCGCGTCGGCTCGCGCACTGGCATTTCCTTTTCCAGACTACCGCGCCGGCCAGCGCGAACTGGCTGTGGCCGCCTACCGCTGCCTGCGCGACGGTGGCGAGCTGGTGGTGGAGGCACCCACCGGTATCGGCAAGACCATCAGCACGCTGTTCCCTGCCATCAAGGCGATGGGAGAGACCCCGCTCGATCAGCTGGTCTACCTGACTGCAAAAAATTCTGGCCGTCAGGTAGTGCGAGAAACGGCCACACGCTTACATGATCGTGGACTAACACTGTCGATGCTGGAGATTCAGGCGCGGGACAAAACCTGTGCGTGCAGCCTGGGCCTGTGCAGCCGCGACGACGCCGGCATTTGCCCACGCACCCGCGACTTCTTCGACCGCCTGCCGGAAGCCCGTATCAACCTCCTGGGCAAGCCGTTGCTGACCCCAGAAGTCATTGCCGAAGAAGCGGACCGCCTGCAGCTGTGTCCGTTCGAACTGTCACTGCAGATGCGCCCGTGGGTGGATTTGGTGGTATGCGATTTCAATTACGTGTTCGACCCGCTGGTACAAATACATCGATTGCGGGATACGAGCCGGCAACGCGCACTGTTAATCGATGAAGCCCACAATCTGGGAGATCGCGCCCGTGGCATGTTCAGCGCAATCCTCAAGCGCAGCGACAGCCGCCGCGCCGCAGCCGCCAGTAAAGGCTCCCACCCGAACCTGCACCGTGCTATCCAGTCGCTGGTCAGAGCACTGGACAAATGGGTAGAGGAGCAGCGCGGCAGTGCGGGATGTCCGGCAGAGAACACTGCCGAGATATCCACAGCGGCAAATTTTCCCACCGAGGAAGCAAACAATCGCGAGTTGTGGATAACTTCACTGGCGGACGGCACACCGCAAAAGATCAGTGCCGCGGTGCAAAAAGTGCTGCTGGTTGTGAACCAATTGTGGGAGCAAGGCCAGCTACCCCCAGAGGACATCAATGACTGGCTGCGGTCGCTGTTTCGCTATCAGGTAATCGAGCAGTTGGTGGCGGAACAGCATCGCTGTGTTACCCGCGCCCAAAGCGCCACCAACCCCGACAGTCGCTGGCGGGAGCAGGAAGTCGAATTACTTTGCCTGAATGCCGCCATGTATTTACAGCAGGCATACCAAGCCTTCCATGCTGTCATCGGGTTTTCCGCCACCCTCCGCCCACCCGGCTACATCTACCAGCAGCTCGGCTGGCAACAAGATGCGCCTTACCTCGCCCTGCCCTCACCATTTCGCAGCGAGCAGCTGGGACTTTTCCTGTGCCCATACGTGGATACCCGCTACCGTGCACGGGACCGTGCCGGCGAGCACCTGGTGGAGCTGATCGCGCGCACCTATCAAAGCCGCCCGGGTAACTACCTGGTGTTCTTCCCCTCCTATCGCTTCCTCCAGCAGGTGGCCGAGCGCTTTACCAGTACCTACCCGGAGGTCCCGCTGCTGCTACAGGAATCGGGCAGCTCCGACCAACAGCGCGCAGAATTCCTGCAGCAGTTTCAGTCGGGTAACCGCACTCTGGGGTTTGCCATCATGGGGGGGATCTTTGGCGAGGGGATCGACTATGTGGGCGAACAGCTGATCGGTACCATTGTGGTCGGCACCGGACTGCCGCAGGTCAATGAAGAGCAGGAACTGTTGCGAGCAACCTGGGAGCAGCAAGGGCAAAATGGCTTCGATATCGCCTATCGCTACCCCGGACTCACCCGGGTATTGCAAACCGCCGGGCGGGTAATACGCACAGAGAGCGACCGCGGCGTGGTGATTCTGGCAGAC